TCCCTGGAAGCGGTTATCGAAATTGTGAAAGGATGTCCGGATGTAAAGCGGGGTAATACGATTGAAGTACGCGAAATCATGCAGCTGGAGGTATAGCGTATGCCGGAATACATGGTTACACATACATTGGCCGACCGGCTCTTCAGGGAACAATCCGGAATCATAACCGCTGTATTGGTGAACCGGTTTGGTGCCGCACACCTGGATACGGTACTGGATGCGGTGCAGGATGCTTTTGAAGCAGCGCTGAGGCGGTGGCGGTTTTCGGGTATCCCTGATAACCCCGCCGCCTGGCTCATGACCGTGGCCCGGAACAATGCGATTAACCGGATCAACCGTGATAAAAAACAGTGCTCCGATCATCAATTAATCAGCACGCAGGAATATGTGATGGCGGATCCGGCGTTGCCGGATGTGTTTGTGCAAGACAGCCAGTTGCGATTATTATTGATCTGTTGTCACCCGGAACTTTCGGAGAAAAGCCGGGTCATGATCACCCTTGCAGTATTATGTGGCTTTGGTACCGTGGAAATTGCCGGAGCCCTGCTGATGCAAAAGGAAGCGGTTAAAAAATCGTTGACGCGGGCAAAAGCAGTACTGCGGAATGCCGGCCGGCTTTTTGAAATGCCGCTGGTGGAAAGTTTCGTGGCACACCGCAGTACCATACATACGGTTTTATACCTTCTTTTTAATGAGGGATACAAAACCACCAGGGGAACGAGCGGCATCAGTAAGGAATTTTGTTTTGAAGCCATGCGGCTGACAAAGATCGTTTATGACCATGATACGGGAAACAAGGAGGCTGCGGCATTGCTGGCATTGCAATTCTTTAATGCGGCGCGATTTCCGGCCCGCATTAGTCCGGATGGTGAATGGATGACCCTGGAAGAACAGGACCGGAGCGTGTGGAACGAGGTGTTGATCAGAGAAGGGTT
The sequence above is a segment of the Niabella agricola genome. Coding sequences within it:
- a CDS encoding RNA polymerase sigma factor translates to MVTHTLADRLFREQSGIITAVLVNRFGAAHLDTVLDAVQDAFEAALRRWRFSGIPDNPAAWLMTVARNNAINRINRDKKQCSDHQLISTQEYVMADPALPDVFVQDSQLRLLLICCHPELSEKSRVMITLAVLCGFGTVEIAGALLMQKEAVKKSLTRAKAVLRNAGRLFEMPLVESFVAHRSTIHTVLYLLFNEGYKTTRGTSGISKEFCFEAMRLTKIVYDHDTGNKEAAALLALQFFNAARFPARISPDGEWMTLEEQDRSVWNEVLIREGFHYLHKQQRSLNRYYLEALIASIHCTARFFSETNWPQIAVLYQALEQLVPGSNVIALNQIIAESYAGAATQELLDRLETLRPLMADGKGFEWNMARAHLLCKMGAGDARNDALQQALEYVRTTADRQLVLRKLEERCPPF